One window of Acidobacteriaceae bacterium genomic DNA carries:
- a CDS encoding LysR family transcriptional regulator produces MEINQLRYVCAIAETGSFSRAAERCQVAQPSLSQQVLKLEEDLGAKLFDRLGRSIRITEAGRAFLPHARSILEQMEAARSSVAAKNADIRGSVAVGVIPTIAPFLMPRYTTVFAKKYPDAKLRIVEETTPLLIDALRDLSIDLAILALPLRHKDLEFFPIRTEPLFAALPKNHPRATADSLALKSLRGEPFVMLRDGHCFRDLSLATCTHARITPNIAFESDQFSSVLGMVAAGVGISIVPQMAIDRNAACGYVRLTDPRATRTIVAAVLRGRSFNRVQQDFLSSIQNGAQRRDKSR; encoded by the coding sequence ATGGAAATCAACCAGCTCCGTTACGTCTGCGCCATCGCTGAAACGGGCAGCTTCAGCCGCGCCGCCGAGCGCTGCCAGGTTGCCCAGCCCTCACTCTCACAACAGGTCCTCAAGCTGGAGGAAGACCTCGGAGCAAAGCTCTTCGATCGCCTCGGCCGCAGCATCCGCATCACCGAGGCCGGTCGCGCCTTTCTGCCTCATGCCCGCTCCATCCTCGAGCAGATGGAAGCCGCGCGATCCAGCGTCGCCGCGAAAAATGCGGACATTCGCGGCAGCGTAGCCGTGGGCGTCATCCCAACCATCGCGCCCTTCCTCATGCCGCGCTACACAACAGTGTTCGCAAAGAAATACCCCGACGCCAAACTCCGCATCGTCGAAGAAACCACTCCGCTCCTCATCGACGCCCTGCGAGACCTCTCCATCGATCTCGCGATCCTCGCCCTTCCGCTGCGCCACAAAGACCTGGAGTTCTTTCCCATCCGTACCGAACCGCTCTTCGCCGCTCTGCCCAAAAATCATCCGCGAGCCACCGCAGATTCGCTCGCCCTCAAAAGTCTCCGCGGCGAACCCTTCGTCATGCTCCGCGACGGCCACTGCTTCCGCGACCTCTCGCTCGCCACCTGCACGCACGCGCGCATCACCCCGAACATCGCCTTTGAAAGCGACCAGTTCAGCAGCGTTCTCGGAATGGTCGCCGCCGGCGTCGGCATCTCCATCGTTCCCCAGATGGCCATCGACCGAAACGCTGCCTGCGGTTACGTACGCCTCACTGATCCTCGCGCCACTCGCACCATCGTCGCGGCGGTCCTGCGTGGCCGCAGCTTCAACCGCGTCCAGCAGGACTTCCTCTCCTCCATCCAGAACGGCGCACAGCGCCGCGACAAATCCCGATAG